In the Carassius auratus strain Wakin chromosome 50, ASM336829v1, whole genome shotgun sequence genome, one interval contains:
- the LOC113066522 gene encoding EF-hand calcium-binding domain-containing protein 4A-like isoform X2, whose amino-acid sequence MSCWLKDGVVLEGTGSGQMSPRPRLRSPLTSRTARLHSSNDVTSPDSDRQDRMSKAKELFELCDKERKGFITKRDMQLESVFESLDRDRNGYLTPLEFHTGLGELVGSVPEERSRSRDGEMAGEERVEPMEIRFTHILMELGADKLFKDQWELCTLWCELQRDKPELLDVLEEVLSHTVSNLQDALKERDNLEQALRRREEDHDRVVRSIYEDMESQLKEEREKRQALDSMKQGVKKEQLLQELSMREQELEFTLTKQRELENKINTLSSDQTDTRGENRRLQNINQQLQEQLEQSREELQHALSQLQQLQNTIKHQQRGKEREVLKVSRNMQKERESLVRQLDLLREMNKRLRDDKDAQQTQKMVSQKQSTPYPPCRCVHAFSSRMHSVYPY is encoded by the exons ATGTCCTGCTGGTTGAAGGACGGTGTGGTGTTGGAGGGGACAGGCAGTGGTCAGATGTCGCCCCGCCCCAGATTGCGAAGCCCCTTGACCAGTCGGACGGCGAGATTACATTCATCTAATGATGTGACGTCTCCTGACTCAGACAGACAGGACAGAATGAGCAAAGCTAAAGAGCTCTTTGAGCTCTGTGATAAAGAGAGGAAAGGATTCATCACCAAGAGAGACATGCAG CTGGAATCAGTGTTTGAGAGTTTGGACAGGGACAGAAATGGTTACCTCACACCCCTCGAGTTCCACACGGGCCTAG GAGAGCTTGTTGGTTCTGTGCCAGAGGAGAGATCGAGGAGCAGAGATGGAGAGATGGCTGGAGAAGAGAGAGTAGAGCCGATGGAGATCCGATTCACACACATCCTCATGGAGCTGGGAGCTGATAAACTCTTTAAAGA tCAGTGGGAGCTGTGTACTCTGTGGTGTGAGCTCCAGAGGGACAAACCAGAGCTGTTGGATGTTTTGGAGGAGGTTCTCTCCCACACTGTGTCTAATCTTCAGGACGCACTCAAAGAGAGAGACAATTTAGAACAGGCACTGCGCAG GAGAGAGGAAGATCATGACAGAGTGGTTCGGTCCATATATGAAGACATGGAGAGTCAGTTAAAAGAGGAGCGAGAGAAAAGACAAGCTCtg GACAGCATGAAGCAAGGAGTCAAGAAAGAGCAGCTACTGCAGGAGTTGAGTATGCGAGAACAAGAACTTGAGTTCACGCTCACCAAACAGAGAGAG TTAGAGAACAAGATTAACACTCTGAGCAGTGATCAAACTGACACTCGAGGGGAGAACCGCAGACTGCAGAACATCAACCAGCAGCTGCAGGAACAACTGGAGCAGAGCCGAGAGGAGCTTCAGCACGCGCTGAGCCAACTACAACAGCTACAGAACACCATCAAACATCAGCAGAGGGGCAAAGAGAG AGAAGTCCTGAAAGTGTCCCGAAACATGCAGAAGGAACGAGAGAGCCTCGTGAGACAGCTGGATCTTCTCAG AGAGATGAACAAGCGTCTTCGGGATGATAAAGATGCCCAACAAACACAGAAGATGGTTAGTCAAAAACAGTCCACTCCTTACCCACCGTGCCGCTGTGTTCACGCTTTCTCGTCGAGGATGCACTCTGTTTATCCATATTAA
- the LOC113066522 gene encoding EF-hand calcium-binding domain-containing protein 4A-like isoform X1, giving the protein MSCWLKDGVVLEGTGSGQMSPRPRLRSPLTSRTARLHSSNDVTSPDSDRQDRMSKAKELFELCDKERKGFITKRDMQWLQQELPLSPEQLESVFESLDRDRNGYLTPLEFHTGLGELVGSVPEERSRSRDGEMAGEERVEPMEIRFTHILMELGADKLFKDQWELCTLWCELQRDKPELLDVLEEVLSHTVSNLQDALKERDNLEQALRRREEDHDRVVRSIYEDMESQLKEEREKRQALDSMKQGVKKEQLLQELSMREQELEFTLTKQRELENKINTLSSDQTDTRGENRRLQNINQQLQEQLEQSREELQHALSQLQQLQNTIKHQQRGKEREVLKVSRNMQKERESLVRQLDLLREMNKRLRDDKDAQQTQKMVSQKQSTPYPPCRCVHAFSSRMHSVYPY; this is encoded by the exons ATGTCCTGCTGGTTGAAGGACGGTGTGGTGTTGGAGGGGACAGGCAGTGGTCAGATGTCGCCCCGCCCCAGATTGCGAAGCCCCTTGACCAGTCGGACGGCGAGATTACATTCATCTAATGATGTGACGTCTCCTGACTCAGACAGACAGGACAGAATGAGCAAAGCTAAAGAGCTCTTTGAGCTCTGTGATAAAGAGAGGAAAGGATTCATCACCAAGAGAGACATGCAG TGGCTTCAGCAAGAGCTTCCTCTGTCTCCTGAGCAGCTGGAATCAGTGTTTGAGAGTTTGGACAGGGACAGAAATGGTTACCTCACACCCCTCGAGTTCCACACGGGCCTAG GAGAGCTTGTTGGTTCTGTGCCAGAGGAGAGATCGAGGAGCAGAGATGGAGAGATGGCTGGAGAAGAGAGAGTAGAGCCGATGGAGATCCGATTCACACACATCCTCATGGAGCTGGGAGCTGATAAACTCTTTAAAGA tCAGTGGGAGCTGTGTACTCTGTGGTGTGAGCTCCAGAGGGACAAACCAGAGCTGTTGGATGTTTTGGAGGAGGTTCTCTCCCACACTGTGTCTAATCTTCAGGACGCACTCAAAGAGAGAGACAATTTAGAACAGGCACTGCGCAG GAGAGAGGAAGATCATGACAGAGTGGTTCGGTCCATATATGAAGACATGGAGAGTCAGTTAAAAGAGGAGCGAGAGAAAAGACAAGCTCtg GACAGCATGAAGCAAGGAGTCAAGAAAGAGCAGCTACTGCAGGAGTTGAGTATGCGAGAACAAGAACTTGAGTTCACGCTCACCAAACAGAGAGAG TTAGAGAACAAGATTAACACTCTGAGCAGTGATCAAACTGACACTCGAGGGGAGAACCGCAGACTGCAGAACATCAACCAGCAGCTGCAGGAACAACTGGAGCAGAGCCGAGAGGAGCTTCAGCACGCGCTGAGCCAACTACAACAGCTACAGAACACCATCAAACATCAGCAGAGGGGCAAAGAGAG AGAAGTCCTGAAAGTGTCCCGAAACATGCAGAAGGAACGAGAGAGCCTCGTGAGACAGCTGGATCTTCTCAG AGAGATGAACAAGCGTCTTCGGGATGATAAAGATGCCCAACAAACACAGAAGATGGTTAGTCAAAAACAGTCCACTCCTTACCCACCGTGCCGCTGTGTTCACGCTTTCTCGTCGAGGATGCACTCTGTTTATCCATATTAA
- the LOC113066524 gene encoding transmembrane protein 138 translates to MLQTNNYSLVLLTQLALLTFDLFVNSFSELLRAAPVIQLVLFIIQDIGILFNVIIILLMMFNTYVFQVGLVSLLLERFRALLIVSALYLTLSISFHCWVMNLRWMESSGFVWTDGLQVLFVFQRLAAVLYYYFYKRTTEYLGDPRLYEDSPWLRDAFARAPQ, encoded by the exons ATGCTCCAGACCAATAACTACTCACTGGTGCTGCTGACCCAGCTGGCactgttgacctttgacctgttcGTCAACTCCTTCAGTGAACTGCTGCGGGCCGCGCCGGTCATACAGCTCGTGCTCTTCAT AATTCAGGACATCGGCATCCTGTTTAACGTGATCATCATTCTTCTCATGATGTTTAACACATACGTGTTCCAGGTGGGGCTGGTGTCGCTGTTACTGGAGCGCTTCAGAGCGCTGCTGATAGTGTCTGCGCTCTACCTGACCCTCAGCATCAGCTTTCACTGCTGGGTCatg AACCTGAGGTGGATGGAGTCCAGTGGGTTCGTGTGGACAGACGGTCTGCAGGTTCTCTTTGTGTTCCAGAGACTGG CTGCTGTGTTGTATTACTACTTCTACAAACGCACGACGGAGTACCTGGGAGACCCCAGACTTTACGAAGACTCCCCGTGGCTCCGAGATGCATTCGCTAGAGCGCCACAGTGA
- the LOC113066525 gene encoding transmembrane protein 258, translated as MELEAMTRYTSPVNPAVFPHLTVVLMAIGMFFTAWFFVYEVTSTKYTRDLYKELLISLVASLFMGFGVLFLLLWVGIYV; from the exons GAGCTGGAAGCCATGACTAGATACACCAGTCCAGTGAACCCTGCAGTGTTTCCTCACCTCACTGTAGTACTGATGGCCATCGGCATGTTCTTCACCGCCTGGTTCTTTGT ATATGAAGTGACGTCCACGAAGTACACGCGAGATCTGTACAAAGAGCTGCTGATTTCTCTGGTGGCTTCGCTCTTCATGGGCTTCGGCGTTCTGTTCCTCTTACTGTGGGTCGGCATTTATGTCTGA